Proteins found in one Acipenser ruthenus chromosome 18, fAciRut3.2 maternal haplotype, whole genome shotgun sequence genomic segment:
- the LOC117421797 gene encoding zinc finger C2HC domain-containing protein 1C-like, translating to MAHLKMAPYSQIGSLPAGDKNLSKLPSLGLRVLHTSKALSKLELMKNNFQQKQLEEKEQKLIAMHNQQQQAALCKVRHTFQPQTYSAAHRRVSSQPGVTQHRGYNSAGGRCNPSNLLDQEPASTAPSKKTTGVDRAYPLKPVYYRKAVSLNDVFRAGDAKSQKPMQPTRNSPFKPSPPADARVRSNPRTGRYSGVHNLEYMTPSPATVNRLRGTATRSKTGGQQRLQGEKSSPDEEEWYLQEEIRKKEAVLREKLRRTEEELRRIQRERELVEERKEREKQGQRGRAQVKYHSAYSTGDESSSSSDSALTGPYRVSEGSDDEELMINIRRKIQVNQRKAKDTAHVSYPAENNSHMRPHSHSNESRSEKLKRVSSNYILREINESPNRYSTYVKQQGKHFLTEENVSYHNMSVPETSFANHTGHFKEEPPAENADLTTSSGRHSNLYEDKQNEDGQHDARSQLVVCTSCNRKFAADRLERHSKICEKMQNSTRKVFDSTKHRAKGTDLEQYINRRSKNTSPQPKKNTWRHKHETFIRNIQQARLVQDVIAKGGKASDLPPPLPDENPDYVSCPHCARRFAPRVAERHIPKCENIKSRPPPPRRT from the exons atggcTCACCTGAAAATGGCACCATACTCTCAAATTGGCAGTCTGCCTGCCGGTGACAAAAACCTTTCTAAACTCCCATCACTGGGGCTTAGAGTGCTACACACATCTAAGGCTCTGTCTAAACTTGAACTGATGAAAAACAATTTTCAACAGAAACAATTagaagaaaaagaacaaaaactgaTTGCTATGCATAACCAACAACAGCAAGCTGCTCTCTGTAAAGTGAGACACACTTTCCAACCTCAAACTTATTCTGCAGCACACAGGAGAGTAAGTAGCCAGCCAGGTGTTACCCAGCACAGAGGCTACAATTCTGCAGGGGGTAGATGCAACCCTTCAAACCTGCTTGATCAGGAACCTGCTTCCACTGCACCTTCCAAGAAAACTACTGGGGTGGACAGAGCTTACCCGCTAAAACCAGTTTACTACAGGAAAGCAGTTAGTCTCAATGACGTATTCAGAGCTGGAGATGCCAAGTCCCAGAAGCCTATGCAGCCAACAAGAAATTCACCATTCAAGCCTTCTCCACCTGCAGATGCTCGTGTAAGATCCAACCCGAGGACTGGAAGGTATTCTGGAGTCCATAACCTTGAGTATATGACACCGTCCCCAGCTACTGTAAACCGGTTGAGAGGAACAGCCACCAGGTCAAAGACAGGAGGGCAGCAGCGTTTACAGGGAGAGAAAAGCAGCCCAGATGAGGAAGAGTGGTACCTACAggaagagatcagaaagaaagaGGCCGTCCTCCGAGAGAAGCTCAGGAGAACAGAAGAAGAGCTGCGGAGGATTCAGAGGGAGAGGGAGCTTGTGGAGgaaaggaaagaaagagaaaagcagGGCCAAAGAGGAAGAGCACAGGTAAAATACCATTCAGCCTATTCAACAGGAGATGAATCTagcagcagcagtgacagtgCTCTTACAGGCCCTTATAGAGTCTCAGAAGGGTCTGATGATGAGGAGCTGATGATCAACATAAGAAGAAAAATCCAAGTTAATCAACGGAAAGCAAAAGACACTGCCCATGTCTCATATCCAGCTGAAAATAACAGTCACATGAGACCACACTCTCACTCCAATGAGTCCCGCTCAGAAAAACTTAAAAGAGTCTCTAGCAATTACATATTAAGGGAAATCAATGAGTCTCCCAACCGTTATAGCACATATGTTAAACAACAAGGCAAACACTTCTTAACTGAAGAAAACGTCTCTTATCACAACATGTCAGTTCCAGAAACTAGCTTTGCCAATCATACTGGACATTTTAAGGAAGAACCACCAGCAGAAAATGCTGATTTAACCACAAGCAGTGGTAGGCACTCTAATCTTTatgaagacaaacaaaatgagGATGGCCAGCATGATGCAAGGTCCCAGCTGGTAGTCTGTACATCCTGTAACCGAAAATTTGCTGCAGACAGACTGGAAAGGCACAGCAAGATCTGTGAAAAGATGCAGAATTCAACACGGAAAGTTTTTGACTCCACCAAGCACAGAGCCAAGGGGACTGACCTGGAGCAATACATCAACAGAAGGAGCAAAAATACTTCACCCCAG CCAAAGAAGAACACCTGGAGACATAAGCATGAAACGTTTATTCGCAACATTCAGCAAGCCAGACTGGTGCAGGACGTGATCGCTAAAGGTGGGAAAGCGTCTGacctgcctccaccactgcctgACGAGAATCCAGACTACGTTTCCTGCCCACACTGCGCTCGTCGTTTTGCCCCAAGGGTAGCAGAGAGACACATTCCAAAATGTGAGAATATCAAGAGCAGACCACCTCCACCGAGAAGAACGTGA
- the LOC131698715 gene encoding acylphosphatase-1-like: MQRDYEAENTSQGEHERCDISVRVLAVAEKEELISVEYEIFGRVQGVFFRKYTQAEGKRLGLVGWVLNTEQGTIRGQLQGPGSKVKEMQDWLRNKGSPKSKITKAEFSNEKEIESLEHSDFRINKQKKV, translated from the exons ATGCAACGTGACTATGAAGCTGAGAACACGAGCCAGGGAGAACACGAGCGGTGCGATATTTCAGTCAGG GTACTGGCCGTGGCTGAGAAAGAAGAGCTGATTTCGGTTGAGTATGAGATTTTTGGGAGAGTGCAGGGTGTGTTTTTCCGAAAGTACACTCAG GCTGAAGGGAAAAGACTGGGTTTGGTTGGCTGGGTCCTGAACACAGAGCAGGGAACAATTCGAGGTCAACTCCAGGGTCCAGGAAGCAAGGTGAAGGAAATGCAGGACTGGCTGCGGAACAAGGGTAGTCCCAAGTCCAAAATCACCAAAGCGGAGTTCAGCAATGAGAAGGAAATAGAGAGTCTGGAACACTCTGATTTCagaattaataaacaaaagaaagtttag